One Amblyomma americanum isolate KBUSLIRL-KWMA chromosome 8, ASM5285725v1, whole genome shotgun sequence DNA window includes the following coding sequences:
- the LOC144102536 gene encoding uncharacterized protein LOC144102536, producing MTKTGPMKRFLVPMEEVLKRREERASKQKQQLLQQQSTAPVNSNNTPKTKRSSSSKTTVIKRLSSSKGTSKGISKGISKGSTKEKRLRLQEEEEHGAHRVIRRVVRRTAKRNAASSAVGHDDEVVYKDVLAAANCSFPDSEDEVVVVDSDDGGCDNKRSSRKKKGDSDNAAAAAEELIAEMEYFTDVGYRPRGGVYSYVCCPQQLNPTYEKYFTTQDGGRTSSSAKRKRAKGVGSAVAALASVGDATVGVKHTSAVFADAMLNKLQLLSLHDPPLPFPRAKICIVYLNVFDGWDSSECHRFSEYVIDGFDDKTSTEEEVRDTAREALCKPVESAPALASVTYANVFAALADLAGIEDTRMFSETIPGVQELYDVPLRYRSLFERTLEPDAKCLTLCYNWKKEEISPCALVNTALNRCSERAFGTPSPSRAAGYTGGGVSSPMFMEPLVLLGHVEYIKKHFIAPELTKRAVTKTPSSMIKTHRIALLQAKEHAERINTDTDGLD from the coding sequence ATGACGAAGACCGGGCCTATGAAACGCTTCTTAGTTCCTATGGAAGAAGTATTGAAACGCAGAGAGGAACGTGCCTCTAAACAGAAACAGCAACTGCTTCAGCAGCAATCCACTGCTCCAGTTAACAGTAATAACACACCAAAGACCAAACGCAGTAGCTCGAGTAAGACGACGGTCATCAAGCGTTTAAGTTCCTCCAAAGGTACCTCCAAAGGTATCTCCAAAGGTATCTCCAAAGGTTCCACCAAAGAGAAGCGACTGCGACTACAAGAAGAAGAGGAGCATGGTGCTCATAGAGTGATTCGACGAGTCGTTCGACGGACCGCGAAACGCAACGCCGCTAGCAGCGCCGTTGGCCATGACGACGAGGTCGTTTACAAAGACGTCCTAGCCGCAGCGAACTGCAGTTTCCCCGACAGTGAAGACGAAGTCGTCGTGGTCGACAGCGACGATGGGGGCTGTGACAACAAGAGATCGTCCAGGAAAAAGAAGGGTGACAGCGAcaacgctgctgctgccgcggagGAACTAATCGCAGAAATGGAGTACTTCACTGACGTGGGGTACAGGCCTCGCGGGGGTGTGTACTCGTACGTTTGCTGTCCTCAGCAATTGAATCCTACGTACGAGAAGTACTTCACGACTCAAGACGGGGGACGAACTTCATCATCGGCGAAAAGAAAGCGAGCCAAGGGCGTGGGTAGCGCGGTGGCGGCTCTGGCCTCGGTGGGAGACGCTACAGTGGGTGTTAAGCATACGTCGGCAGTGTTCGCGGATGCGATGTTGAACAAATTGCAATTACTATCGCTCCACGACCCGCCGTTGCCGTTCCCTCGAGCAAAAATATGCATCGTATACTTGAACGTCTTCGACGGCTGGGACTCCAGCGAGTGTCATCGCTTCAGCGAATACGTTATAGACGGGTTCGACGACAAAACGTCGACTGAAGAGGAGGTGCGCGACACTGCGCGCGAAGCACTATGTAAGCCGGTCGAATCGGCTCCCGCACTGGCAAGTGTCACCTACGCCAACGTGTTTGCAGCGCTAGCCGATCTCGCCGGCATCGAGGACACTCGCATGTTCTCAGAGACAATTCCCGGTGTTCAAGAGTTGTACGACGTGCCGCTGCGCTACCGTTCGCTGTTCGAACGCACGTTGGAACCGGATGCCAAGTGCCTCACTCTATGTTATAACTGGAAGAAAGAGGAAATTTCTCCGTGTGCACTGGTTAACACAGCCTTGAATCGGTGCAGCGAGCGGGCTTTCGGAACGCCGAGCCCCTCTCGAGCGGCGGGTTACACCGGCGGCGGCGTGTCGTCCCCGATGTTCATGGAGCCCCTCGTCCTACTGGGTCACGTAGAGTACATCAAGAAACACTTCATAGCTCCTGAATTGACCAAAAGAGCTGTGACAAAGACGCCATCATCGATGATCAAGACTCACCGCATCGCCCTGCTCCAGGCGAAAGAACACGCCGAACGCATAAACACAGACACAGACGGTCTAGATTGA